The DNA segment CCTTATGTTTACCCGGAGTTGACGCGACTTCTTTTCCAGCATTTTTATCTGGTGATCTACAGTATGGTGATCGCCACTATCCTGGGACTTGGCATCGGCATTTTACTGACCCGGCCGATGTTCAAAAAATTTGTCGGCATGGTCATGTATATTGTTGGCCTGGGCCAGACGATTCCTTCCCTGGCGGTACTCGCCCTGGTGATGAGCGTTCTGGGAATAGGAGCCAAACCGGCTATTTTTGCCCTGATCGTTTACTCCATTCTGCCCATTGCCAGAAACACCCTGGCCGGGATTAACGCAGTGCCGACCTCCACTGTCGATGCCGCCAAAGGGATGGGCATGACTTCATGGGGAATTCTTCTTAATGTCGAGTTACCCATGGCGATGAAGGTAATTCTGACTGGATTCAGGGTGGCATTGGTGATCAATATCGGGACGACGGCTCTGGCCTATTTGATCGGTGCCGGCGGGATGGGAGATTACATTTTTTCGGGCATCAACATGATGATGACGGAAAAACTTCTGGCCGGAGCCATACCGGTAACCTTGATGGCCCTGCTGGCTGATTTTATGGTGGAGCTTTTGAGCCTGCTCCTGGTTTCCAAAGGGCTGCGATTGACCGAAGAGTA comes from the Pseudomonadota bacterium genome and includes:
- a CDS encoding ABC transporter permease; translation: PYVYPELTRLLFQHFYLVIYSMVIATILGLGIGILLTRPMFKKFVGMVMYIVGLGQTIPSLAVLALVMSVLGIGAKPAIFALIVYSILPIARNTLAGINAVPTSTVDAAKGMGMTSWGILLNVELPMAMKVILTGFRVALVINIGTTALAYLIGAGGMGDYIFSGINMMMTEKLLAGAIPVTLMALLADFMVELLSLLLVSKGLRLTEE